The following nucleotide sequence is from Halomonas chromatireducens.
GTGCCCTCATCATGCGTTTTCAGCTCGAGCCTGACGTCCGTGTCGCGCAGCCACATCGCAACACGGATGTCCCCTAGACTGGGCACCCTGAGCTGAAGCTCGGAGTGCCAGGTTTCCCGCTCCGACTGTCCGTCATCGCCCTGCTCACCTTCACCTTCGCGTTTGGCGCCAGCAGGCAGCTGCACCATCAGGGCCATGAAGATGCCTGACCAGACATCGCCCTCCCAGCGCAGCATGGGCGTCACCAGCATCTCCAGCTGGTGCCGAACCAGGCCCTGAAGACTCTCGTGGATGGCCTCGCCACCGGCCGGCCGGGCCCGAGACAGGCCCTCTCCCTGCTCCCGAACAGCAGCTCCCGCATCACCGGCAGCCTGCAGAGGGCTAGCGGCACCACGACCGGGCGCCGGCGTATCGCGCAGCGAAGCAGCCGAGCTCTCAGCGCCACTTCCGCCATGCGCTGTCGCTTGAGTACCGACCCCTTGGCCACCCCCTGCACTACCCGGCAGCAGCCCAGCGGTAGTGGAATATGTGCCGGCCTGAGCCGCCTGGCCCTGGAGCGTTCCGCTACCGGCAGCCAGCGGAGGCGCCAACGAACCCGGAGCGGCTGCCGTCAGGCTGCCCGCCCCCGTCGCCCCGGGGGCAGCTCGCGGATCCGGCGCTGCTGCACCAGGCGCCGTAGATGCCGGAGAGAAGCGCAGGGTTCGCCACATCTGCGGCTCGCGCTCCAACTGCTGGCGGCTGACCTCTCCGCGATACCAGCGCGAAAGGTGGGATTCATA
It contains:
- a CDS encoding flagellar hook-length control protein FliK — translated: MTSAKESREWYHASADTLLHQVLGKRIDTAPPRDLNEPVRAVDPGEGPRALHSDSRLDGRRPAAAPLSGTTTPSQRGDTPAGQTDTARSPASIQTHFSPSARTIADLLVRFPAPPSVLSATSPLMALDEAPSASTLASRLQAGVRDSGLFYESHLSRWYRGEVSRQQLEREPQMWRTLRFSPASTAPGAAAPDPRAAPGATGAGSLTAAAPGSLAPPLAAGSGTLQGQAAQAGTYSTTAGLLPGSAGGGQGVGTQATAHGGSGAESSAASLRDTPAPGRGAASPLQAAGDAGAAVREQGEGLSRARPAGGEAIHESLQGLVRHQLEMLVTPMLRWEGDVWSGIFMALMVQLPAGAKREGEGEQGDDGQSERETWHSELQLRVPSLGDIRVAMWLRDTDVRLELKTHDEGTLVTLQRGVVRLEERLKAAGMSTVLIDVRHLGEEGPSDGERT